In one Lycium barbarum isolate Lr01 chromosome 7, ASM1917538v2, whole genome shotgun sequence genomic region, the following are encoded:
- the LOC132603848 gene encoding uncharacterized protein LOC132603848 isoform X1: MSSFTTLTPTIIKMHIQSITSPLINTTLISSPKPFNLTPFTVKKNPKLNVATLGSVLKATKKRNVICSAAEKRGSDSDAKRKRKVVEHVCLLKGKEDLSEEQEKDMLDYLYTTQYQMRGILSISLGRVSGGNDDKYSHAIYMRFQKKEDLLKFYENQFYVGVLKDHVVPNCHEIINADFESEVEDDILSIFRKGEEFNYGVELVLLIAFDKSSLDGPAENALLALSKLTMEFPSLIVQATTGSNFNISSVEYTHGVVIRFRSSEAFQMFMNSTEYNNMWRSKFQPIVQKHLSVPFSIDPVGTELM, from the exons ATGTCCTCCTTCACCACGCTTACACCAACAATAATCAAAATGCACATTCAATCCATCACTTCTCCTCTCATCAATACAACCCTAATTTCTTCCCCTAAACCCTTCAATTTAACCCCTTTTACCGTTAAGAAAAACCCAAAATTGAATG TTGCAACTTTGGGTAGTGTTTTGAAGGCAACCAAGAAACGCAATGTGATATGCTCAGCTGCTGAAAAACGGGGCTCGGATAGTGATGCGAAACGGAAAAG AAAAGTAGTTGAACACGTGTGTCTGCTCAAAGGAAAGGAGGACTTATCTGAAGAACAGGAGAAAGATATGCTGGATTATCTTTATACAACCCAATATCAAATGCGTGGCATTCTTTCCATCTCATTAG GACGCGTCTCTGGTGGGAATGATGATAAATATAGCCACGCTATCTACATGCGCTTTCAAAAGAAGGAGGATCTGTTGAAGTTCTATGAGAACCAATTCTATGTGGGAGTCCTTAAGGACCATGTAGTGCCTAACTGCCAT GAGATTATCAATGCCGACTTTGAGTCTGAAGTAGAAGATGACATACTGTCAATATTTCGAAAAGGGGAG GAGTTCAACTATGGCGTGGAGCTTGTACTTCTCATAGCATTTGATAAGAGTTCTTTGGATGGTCCTGCCGAAAATGCTTTGCTCGCTCTGTCAAAGCTGACAATGGAGTTCCCATCCTTGATCGTTCAGGCTACTACCG GTTCGAATTTTAACATTTCCAGTGTAGAATATACTCATGGTGTAGTAATACGGTTTCGCTCTT CGGAGGCCTTCCAGATGTTCATGAACAGTACAGAATACAATAAT ATGTGGAGATCAAAATTTCAGCCAATTGTCCAAAAACATCTTTCTGTTCCTTTCTCAATTGATCCAGTGGGCACAGAGCTTATGTAG
- the LOC132603848 gene encoding uncharacterized protein LOC132603848 isoform X2: protein MSSFTTLTPTIIKMHIQSITSPLINTTLISSPKPFNLTPFTVKKNPKLNVATLGSVLKATKKRNVICSAAEKRGSDSDAKRKRKVVEHVCLLKGKEDLSEEQEKDMLDYLYTTQYQMRGILSISLGRVSGGNDDKYSHAIYMRFQKKEDLLKFYENQFYVGVLKDHVVPNCHEIINADFESEVEDDILSIFRKGEEFNYGVELVLLIAFDKSSLDGPAENALLALSKLTMEFPSLIVQATTGIPGIFY from the exons ATGTCCTCCTTCACCACGCTTACACCAACAATAATCAAAATGCACATTCAATCCATCACTTCTCCTCTCATCAATACAACCCTAATTTCTTCCCCTAAACCCTTCAATTTAACCCCTTTTACCGTTAAGAAAAACCCAAAATTGAATG TTGCAACTTTGGGTAGTGTTTTGAAGGCAACCAAGAAACGCAATGTGATATGCTCAGCTGCTGAAAAACGGGGCTCGGATAGTGATGCGAAACGGAAAAG AAAAGTAGTTGAACACGTGTGTCTGCTCAAAGGAAAGGAGGACTTATCTGAAGAACAGGAGAAAGATATGCTGGATTATCTTTATACAACCCAATATCAAATGCGTGGCATTCTTTCCATCTCATTAG GACGCGTCTCTGGTGGGAATGATGATAAATATAGCCACGCTATCTACATGCGCTTTCAAAAGAAGGAGGATCTGTTGAAGTTCTATGAGAACCAATTCTATGTGGGAGTCCTTAAGGACCATGTAGTGCCTAACTGCCAT GAGATTATCAATGCCGACTTTGAGTCTGAAGTAGAAGATGACATACTGTCAATATTTCGAAAAGGGGAG GAGTTCAACTATGGCGTGGAGCTTGTACTTCTCATAGCATTTGATAAGAGTTCTTTGGATGGTCCTGCCGAAAATGCTTTGCTCGCTCTGTCAAAGCTGACAATGGAGTTCCCATCCTTGATCGTTCAGGCTACTACCGGTATTCCTGGAATATTTTACTGA